The following proteins are co-located in the Phaeodactylum tricornutum CCAP 1055/1 chromosome 2, whole genome shotgun sequence genome:
- a CDS encoding predicted protein yields MNAPVDPAQSPATDQTEKDMESGPVLKESMGDEPPLAYVDTSIEKGKLKIRNDSDATTASDPTKTTVVATPLTSSDELADHLGGSRQYWRDIILGVNDGLVSTFLLVAGVAGGGLASTDILLTAIAGALAGAISMCAGEYVATKSQNQVLQGEINLEKQHVQFRFEEEIAEMEAELLPIIGIGEDQPELREKLLEYYTAHPDALLKIMIALEFGVVDHEQRSAVCAGLTSCGTFLLGTLPSVLPFVFLDDPTVGLIVAAIVATLTLLLVGAIKTWATRGNAWTAALENLVIAGVGGGFAYGIGLLFDSTLHG; encoded by the coding sequence ATGAACGCGCCAGTCGACCCAGCACAGAGCCCGGCGACGGACCAAACTGAGAAAGATATGGAATCGGGACCAGTCTTAAAGGAATCCATGGGTGATGAACCACCACTGGCCTACGTCGACACGAGTATCGAAAAGGGAAAATTGAAGATTCGGAACGATAGCGATGCTACAACAGCATCCGATCCTACGAAAACGACTGTTGTTGCGACTCCGCTAACCTCTTCCGACGAACTCGCGGACCACTTGGGAGGATCACGTCAATACTGGCGGGATATTATCCTCGGAGTGAACGACGGTCTCGTCTCCACATTTCTGCTCGTAGCCGGCGTCGCCGGTGGTGGACTTGCTTCGACCGACATTCTGCTGACGGCTATTGCCGGTGCACTAGCCGGAGCCATCAGCATGTGCGCTGGTGAATACGTCGCGACGAAATCGCAGAATCAAGTCCTGCAGGGAGAAATCAATCTCGAAAAGCAACACGTGCAGTTTCGCTTTGAAGAGGAGATCGCTGAAATGGAAGCGGAACTACTACCAATCATTGGCATTGGTGAAGATCAGCCGGAACTGCGCGAGAAGCTGTTGGAGTACTATACGGCCCATCCCGATGCCTTGCTCAAGATTATGATTGCACTCGAGTTTGGTGTTGTGGATCACGAGCAACGATCAGCCGTATGTGCAGGTCTGACTTCGTGTGGCACTTTTCTTCTGGGAACTCTTCCGTCCGTGTTGCCCTTTGTGTTCTTGGACGATCCAACAGTGGGTCTGATTGTGGCGGCGATCGTTGCGACCctgacgttgttgttggtggggGCGATCAAAACGTGGGCCACGCGCGGCAACGCTTGGACGGCTGCCTTGGAGAATCTGGTCATTGCCGGTGTCGGTGGTGGATTTGCCTACGGTATTGGTCTTTTGTTCGATTCAACCTTGCATGGATAA
- a CDS encoding predicted protein, producing the protein MSDDRRTDSHTMPRRCSTRAASMESFKVMDVLRRANQLQAEGHDVLHCEIGQPQTGAPQHVVQAAQQALAHHVLGYTDAFGLLALRHKIAAHYQNYYPHLPSTAVPDAARIVVTTGSSGAFLLAFTACFDAGDVVAIASSGYPCYRNILTALGCVPATVPLNTHFQLTAVELREAVAQRAAAGQPPIRGLILSSPGNPTGAMLEPDALRELCVFCEQANIQFLSDEIYHGISYGKPEATALQYSNQAIVINSFSKYYSMSGWRLGWMILPAHLVEAVNALQQNMFINAPTVAQTAALACWDDSAQEELQAHVTMYTEARAFVLQQLAQMVEIDPANIAPADGGFYVYIDLGEDNVVPGFGAVAMCQALLEEHHVALTPGIDFEDPASGLGDRRFRISYAAGLVTARAALERFRAFWPTWLQRVQSAKDTQPSTETV; encoded by the exons ATGAGCGACGACCGCAGAACCGACTCCCACACGATGCCGCGCCGTTGTAGTACCCGCGCGGCTTCCATGGAGAGTTTCAAGGTCATGGACGTCTTGCGTCGAGCGAATCAATTGCAGGCGGAAGGACACGACGTCTTGCATTGTGAAATTGGTCAGCCACAGACGGGGGCGCCGCAACATGTCGTCCAAGCCGCACAGCAAGCTCTCGCCCATCACGTTTTGGGCTACACGGACGCCTTTGGGCTCCTCGCACTCCGGCACAAAATTGCCGCACACTACCAAAACTATTATCCTCACTTGCCCTCGACCGCTGTACCGGACGCGGCGCGAATCGTCGTCACGACGGGATCGTCGGGGGCCTTTTTGTTGGCCTTTACGGCGTGTTTCGATGCCGGGGACGTGGTGGCCATTGCCTCTTCCGGATATCCCTGTTACCGCAACATTCTCACCGCACTCGGCTGTGTCCCGGCAACCGTCCCGCTCAATACACACTTTCAGCTTACGGCGGTGGAGTTGCGCGAGGCCGTTGCCCAACGTGCCGCCGCGGGACAACCTCCCATTCGGGGACTCATTCTCTCCAGTCCGGGCAATCCGACCGGGGCCATGCTCGAACCCGACGCCCTCCGGGAACTCTGCGTCTTTTGTGAACAAGCCAACATTCAATTCCTATCCGACGAAATATACCACGGGATTTCGTACGGGAAACCAGAAGCCACGGCCCTGCAGTATTCCAACCAAGCGATTGTCATCAACAGCTTTTCCAAATACTATTCCA TGTCCGGTTGGCGATTGGGTTGGATGATATTACCGGCACACTTGGTCGAAGCCGTCAAcgctttgcagcaaaacATGTTCATCAACGCCCCAACCGTCGCCCAAACGGCCGCCTTGGCCTGTTGGGACGACAGTGCACAGGAGGAACTCCAAGCCCACGTAACGATGTACACTGAAGCGCGCGCCTTTGTTCTTCAACAATTGGCACAAATGGTCGAGATCGATCCCGCCAACATTGCTCCCGCTGATGGTGGCTTTTACGTCTATATCGATTTGGGCGAGGACAACGTGGTCCCGGGATTCGGCGCCGTCGCCATGTGTCAAGCTCTTTTGGAGGAACACCACGTGGCATTGACGCCCGGTATCGATTTTGAAGATCCCGCGTCGGGTCTAGGTGACCGCCGGTTTCGGATCTCCTACGCGGCGGGCTTGGTCACCGCTCGAGCCGCCCTCGAACGATTCCGGGCCTTTTGGCCCACGTGGTTACAGCGCGTGCAAAGCGCGAAAGACACGCAACCGTCTACCGAAACTGTGTAA
- a CDS encoding predicted protein: MWSSSSSLCRNPSFRRAWLSTVTVTQTAAPTSSRLAALRTQLATEEASIDDFSSTNAPTTTTHYTSSNGSPIVRQKAAPRSAKILPKPRWLKAAPATSDNYRKLRDTVRELGLATVCEEARCPNIGECWGGGEDQTATATIMIMGDTCTRGCRFCSVKTSRAPPPLDPHEPEKVATAIAQWGLDYVVLTSVDRDDLPDQGADHFRQVVTQLKLKKPSLLVEALTPDFQGNMDLVHAVATSGLDVYAHNMETVEALTPKVRDRRATYRQSLEVLRYVKTIQSDPIGTTNNHNNNNGCLTKTSLMLGLGETDDQVLTTLRDLRDADVDVVTFGQYLQPTKKHLPVQEYVTPEKFDFWQETAMGMGFAYVASGPLVRSSYKAGELFLQKYIAQKKQRNAEVAAA, encoded by the coding sequence ATGTGGAgttcatcgtcgtcgctctGTCGGAATCCCTCGTTTCGTCGTGCGTGGTTGTCGACCGTCACGGTCACGCAAACCGCAGCGCCCACTTCGTCGCGATTGGCTGCCCTACGGACGCAACTCGCTACGGAAGAGGCGTCGATTGACGATTTTTCATCCACCAacgcaccaacaacaaccacacACTACACGAGCAGCAACGGCAGTCCGATTGTGCGACAAAAGGCGGCACCACGGAGTGCCAAGATTCTGCCCAAACCACGTTGGCTCAAAGCCGCACCAGCCACGTCGGACAATTACCGCAAACTGCGGGACACGGTCCGCGAATTGGGACTCGCCACGGTCTGTGAAGAAGCGCGTTGTCCCAACATTGGCGAGTGCTGGGGCGGCGGGGAGGACCAAACCGCCACGGCCACCATTATGATCATGGGAGATACCTGTACCCGGGGATGTCGCTTCTGCAGTGTCAAAACCTCGCGAGCACCACCCCCGCTAGATCCGCATGAACCGGAAAAGGTTGCTACCGCCATAGCCCAGTGGGGACTCGATTACGTCGTACTCACTTCCGTCGATCGGGATGATCTGCCTGATCAAGGCGCCGACCATTTTCGACAAGTTGTCACGCAACTCAAGTTGAAGAAACCGTCACTCCTCGTGGAAGCATTGACTCCGGACTTTCAGGGCAATATGGATCTTGTACACGCCGTGGCCACGTCCGGGTTGGACGTGTACGCGCACAATATGGAAACCGTCGAAGCCTTGACACCCAAGGTGCGTGATCGACGCGCCACCTACCGACAAAGCCTCGAAGTACTCCGGTACGTCAAGACTATTCAGTCCGACCCGATCGGTACCaccaacaaccacaacaacaacaatggttgCCTCACCAAAACATCCCTCATGCTGGGACTCGGCGAAACGGATGACCAAGTGCTCACCACCCTCCGTGATTTACGCGACGCCGACGTGGACGTGGTCACCTTTGGACAGTACCTGCAACCCACCAAAAAGCACTTGCCCGTACAGGAGTACGTTACGCCGGAAAAATTCGATTTCTGGCAGGAAACCGCCATGGGTATGGGATTCGCCTACGTTGCATCGGGACCGCTCGTGCGCTCCAGTTACAAGGCCGGTGAactatttctccaaaagTACATTGCCCAAAAGAAGCAACGCAACGCCGAGGTTGCCGCGGCGTAA
- a CDS encoding predicted protein, producing the protein MASTLSSLFCAVGSETTKLSDEDIRQEIFSFLEALGDREDVLLLPPDYTRFHSKAGSLTQMICEYYKYIPSTEPPTSKTLKSDQILISPKIEILPALGTHAPMTKTEIKKMFGTELAGKDPTPFLVHDWRNDVVTIGHAPAEMVKNATHGMVEQPWPAQLNKVVWEKRIHDTNTQTHKPLVLSIGQVVPHEVMGMANFNKNVFVGTGGVEAINLSHFIGAVHGMERMMGRKDNPLREILNYSSKEFLEKELDLWYILTVIGSDPKDDSLCVRGLYIGRDIECYSRACDLSLQVNFTLLDTPVKRCVVYLDEDEFHSTWLGNKAIYRTRMAMDDGGELIILAPGVKQFGEDAQIDKLIRKYGYKGTPYTLKLMEEHEELRDNLSAVAHLIHGSTEGRFSVTYSPGHLTRDEVETAGFAYADIEEMSKRYQRDKLRDGWNTDIDGKHFFFVSNPALGLWAVKSRFEDGDEQRGHDQV; encoded by the coding sequence ATGGCGTCAACGCTCTCTAGTTTGTTTTGTGCCGTCGGATCAGAGACCACCAAGCTCAGTGACGAAGATATCCGTCAAGAAATATTCTCTTTTCTTGAGGCTCTAGGCGATCGAGAGGATGTTTTGCTTCTCCCACCCGACTACACCAGGTTCCATTCGAAAGCGGGAAGCCTTACACAAATGATTTGTGAATACTACAAATACATTCCGTCTACAGAGCCACCAACATCCAAAACGCTCAAATCCGACCAAATTCTGATCTCTCCCAAGATTGAGATTCTCCCTGCTTTGGGGACACACGCACCCATGACTAAGACAGAAATCAAAAAAATGTTCGGAACAGAATTGGCGGGGAAGGATCCTACCCCGTTTCTTGTACACGATTGGCGAAACGACGTTGTGACAATTGGACACGCCCCGGCTGAAATGGTCAAAAATGCTACGCATGGTATGGTCGAGCAGCCTTGGCCCGCGCAACTGAACAAGGTCGTCTGGGAGAAGAGAATCCATGATACAAATACGCAAACTCATAAACCTTTGGTTCTCAGTATTGGACAGGTCGTTCCCCATGAAGTCATGGGCATGGCAAATTTCAACAAGAATGTGTTCGTCGGTACTGGCGGTGTGGAAGCCATCAATCTGTCCCACTTTATTGGAGCCGTTCACGGTATGGAGCGTATGATGGGACGAAAAGACAATCCACTACGAGAAATATTGAACTATTCTTCCAAGGAATTTCTAGAAAAGGAACTAGATCTGTGGTACATTTTAACGGTCATAGGGTCGGATCCAAAGGACGATAGTTTGTGTGTTCGTGGTCTTTATATTGGGCGCGACATTGAGTGCTATTCTCGAGCTTGTGACTTGAGTCTCCAAGTCAATTTTACTCTTCTGGACACTCCCGTAAAAAGGTGTGTGGTCTATCTGGACGAAGATGAGTTTCATAGCACTTGGCTCGGGAACAAGGCAATTTACAGGACGCGTATGGCTATGGATGATGGAGGTGAGCTGATTATCTTAGCTCCGGGGGTAAAACAGTTTGGGGAGGACGCACAGATCGACAAGTTGATTCGAAAGTATGGTTACAAAGGGACGCCCTATACGCTAAAACTTATGGAAGAGCATGAAGAGCTCCGGGACAATTTATCAGCCGTCGCTCATCTCATCCATGGGTCTACCGAGGGTAGATTTTCCGTCACATACAGCCCGGGTCATTTGACCCGGGACGAGGTCGAGACGGCAGGGTTTGCTTATGCTGACATTGAGGAGATGTCAAAGAGATACCAAAGAGACAAGCTTAGAGACGGATGGAATACAGATATTGATGGTAAacacttcttttttgttAGTAATCCAGCTCTCGGGCTATGGGCAGTCAAATCCCGCTTTGAAGATGGAGATGAACAGCGTGGACACGATCAAGTGTAG
- a CDS encoding predicted protein, producing the protein AALNSCNLGYDVGVSTSVGRLVEKDFGLTRIEREIFIASINFWAMFGSLAAHYFTDTYGRRKTFFIAAVGFIFGLLVTASATSFNVLLLGRLFVGLGVGIGLAIDPLYIAEVTPARFRGELVSWAEVALNVGIVLGFSTELILARLPTGMEWRVMVLLGCIFPTTMMIVIGLNIMPESPRWLVANKRQAEAKQVLERIYPAGYNVDPVVEDIQEALQREELAEKAVGWSMVFHPTPGFRRMLLVGIGTVVAQQAVGIDAIQYYLLDVLDQSGIDSATKRGMVLIFLGLLKLIFAWIGGKLFDGQGRRKLLFTSLLGMMVALLIVALSFFLDSGSSASLTITGLALYISFFSVGMGPGGWLVATEVFSTSIRAKAMSLATFLNRVTATLMASTFLSTANLLGWTGFFLLLCGICLVTLIFLYVFLPETKGRSLEEMSAFF; encoded by the exons GCGGCCCTAAATTCCTGCAATCTGGGGTATGATGTGGGTGTATCGACAAGTGTGGGACGACTCGTGGAAAAAGACTTTGGTCTCACGCGAATAGAGCGGGAAATATTTATTGCCAGTATCAACTTTTGGGCGA TGTTTGGATCCTTGGCGGCGCATTACTTTACGGATACCTACGGACGTCGCAAAACCTTCTTCATTGCTGCAGTCGGTTTCATCTTTGGGTTGCTAGTGACGGCCTCCGCTACATCCTTTAATGTATTGTTGCTCGGACGACTCTTTGTCGGATTGGGTGTCGGTATCGGGCTCGCG ATTGATCCACTCTATATTGCCGAAGTAACTCCCGCTCGTTTTCGCGGTGAACTCGTTAGTTGGGCCGAAGTCGCCCTCAACGTCGGTATCGTCCTCGGCTTTTCTACCGAACTCATCCTGGCCCGACTCCCGACGGGAATGGAATGGCGTGTCATGGTGTTATTGGGTTGCATTTTTCCAACGACCATGATGATTGTCATTGGACTGAATATCATGCCGGAATCGCCGCGTTGGCTCGTCGCCAACAAGCGCCAAGCAGAGGCCAAGCAGGTTCTAGAGCGCATATATCCTGCAGGGTATAACGTCGATCCGGTGGTGGAGGATATTCAAGAAGCCTTGCAACGGGAAGAACTGGCAGAAAAAGCGGTCGGATGGAGTATGGTCTTTCACCCGACCCCGGGATTTCGACGTATGCTGTTGGTTGGGATCGGTACCGTTGTGGCACAACAAGCTGTTGGTATAGATGCCATTCAGTATTACCTGCTGGACGTACTGGACCAATCGGGTATTGATTCCGCCACGAAGCGAGGCATGGTGCTTATCTTTTTGGGTTTACTCAAGCTCATTTTCGCCTGGATCGGGGGAAAACTCTTCGACGGCCAAGGGCGTCGTAAACTCCTATTTACCTCGCTGCTGGGAATGATGGTGGCACTTCTTATCGTCGCGTTGTCATTTTTCTTGGATTCCGGGTCGAGCGCTAGCTTGACCATTACCGGATTGGCCTTGTatatttcctttttcagtGTAGGCATGGGGCCGGGTGGCTGGTTGGTAGCAACCGAAGTCTTTAGTACCAGCATTCGTGCCAAGGCCATGTCCCTGGCTACCTTTCTAAACCGTGTCACGGCGACACTCATGGCGAGTACCTTTCTATCAACGGCCAACCTATTGGGCTGGACGGGGTTCTTTCTGCTATTGTGTGGAATTTGCCTGGTCACGTTGATTTTTCTGTACGTTTTCTTGCCGGAAACCAAAGGACGgtcgttggaagaaatgagTGCCTTTTTT
- a CDS encoding predicted protein: MVVRTPRQGAFVRLWQTCIVFLLLGSHVLLVPVVQAASRDYYQILGVSRDATIKEIKKAYRQKSLEFHPDKNKDEGASEKFAEVARAYEVLSDDELKAVYDRHGEDGLKQREQRGGGGGGGGFEDLFSQFGFDFGGGRQQRDQEQRTPDVEIPLYVSLKQLYLGETIDVDYVRQVLCLQWEMCVKSAPDCQGPGVRVRRQQLAPGFVQQVQQRDDRCVARGKQWLDKCRECPRQTETERIQVTIEIQPGFRAGERVSFEGVTDEKPGFKPGDLHFVLMEEPHDVYHRDRDDLYKTMEVPLVDALTGFSVTLKHLDDHEYTVTVEDVTDCDHVLRVPGKGMPRRSGRGFGDLYLTFEVDFPDTLTREQKDAIRSILAPGEEAKQEL, from the coding sequence ATGGTAGTACGAACCCCGCGCCAGGGCGCGTTTGTACGTCTATGGCAAACGTGCAtcgtctttttgttgctAGGCAGCCACGTGTTGCTCGTACCGGTAGTGCAGGCTGCATCTCGCGACTACTACCAAATTTTGGGAGTATCACGCGACGCCACCATCAAGGAAATCAAAAAGGCCTACCGGCAAAAGTCGCTCGAGTTTCATCCCGACAAGAACAAGGACGAAGGTGCGTCGGAGAAGTTTGCCGAAGTGGCTCGGGCCTACGAAGTGCTTTCGGACGACGAATTGAAAGCCGTCTACGATCGACACGGGGAAGACGGTTTGAAGCAACGCGAACAGCGTGGTGggggaggaggaggaggaggctTTGAAGATCTTTTCTCGCAGTTTGGCTTTGACTTTGGCGGTGGACGACAGCAGCGCGATCAAGAACAGCGCACGCCGGATGTCGAAATTCCACTCTACGTGTCACTCAAACAGTTATATCTCGGTGAAACCATCGATGTCGACTACGTCCGTCAGGTACTCTGTTTGCAGTGGGAAATGTGCGTCAAGAGTGCGCCCGATTGTCAAGGGCCGGGCGTCCGGGTACGCCGACAACAACTCGCCCCAGGATTTGTACAACAGGTCCAACAAAGGGACGACCGCTGTGTGGCCCGGGGTAAGCAATGGCTGGATAAGTGTCGCGAATGTCCCCGCCAGACGGAAACGGAACGAATCCAAGTGACTATTGAAATCCAACCAGGATTCCGTGCGGGAGAAAGGGTTAGCTTCGAAGGCGTGACGGACGAAAAACCCGGCTTCAAACCGGGCGATTTGCATTTTGTACTCATGGAAGAACCGCACGATGTGTATCACCGGGATCGGGATGACTTGTACAAGACTATGGAAGTCCCATTGGTGGATGCGTTGACGGGATTCTCCGTCACGCTCAAGCATTTGGACGATCACGAGTACACGGTGACGGTGGAGGATGTGACGGATTGTGATCACGTCTTGCGCGTGCCGGGAAAGGGAATGCCGCGACGCAGCGGGCGTGGCTTTGGTGACCTGTATCTCACCTTTGAAGTCGACTTCCCCGATACACTGACTCGTGAACAAAAGGACGCCATTCGCAGTATTCTGGCTCCGGGAGAAGAAGCGAAGCAAGAATTGTAG
- a CDS encoding predicted protein yields the protein RTKTVHFVRHGQGFHNLMADLAHAQGKEWEQFKDTPENPYLIPEILDAPLTEKGRQQAYVLQAQINGMELGQKPQLVVFSPNCRALQTGVIVFESLVGKVPFVAHEMAREESGIHVCDKRRPVSRQRTEFPQVNFGLLEADDDPLFQDDVRETRQQVADRVYQFFEWLATQDEQIVAVSSHSGWLLTVFNAMLRCDESLR from the coding sequence CGTACGAAAACGGTCCACTTTGTACGTCACGGTCAAGGATTTCACAATCTCATGGCCGATCTGGCCCACGCACAAGGCAAGGAGTGGGAACAATTCAAAGACACACCGGAGAATCCTTATCTAATACCCGAGATTCTCGACGCACCTTTGACTGAGAAAGGCCGGCAACAAGCGTACGTGCTACAAGCACAAATAAACGGCATGGAGCTTGGACAAAAACCTCAATTGGTGGTGTTTTCCCCCAATTGTCGTGCTCTGCAGACGGGCGTCATTGTGTTTGAAAGCTTGGTCGGGAAGGTCCCGTTCGTCGCGCATGAAATGGCTCGCGAAGAAAGCGGTATACACGTTTGCGACAAACGTCGTCCCGTGTCACGCCAACGAACCGAATTTCCTCAGGTCAATTTTGGTCTACTCGAGGCAGACGATGATCCGCTGTTCCAGGACGACGTTCGCGAAACCAGACAACAAGTCGCGGATCGCGTTTACCAGTTCTTTGAATGGCTAGCGACGCAAGATGAGCAGATTGTGGCCGTCAGTAGTCACTCTGGCTGGTTACTAACGGTGTTCAATGCAATGCTGCGGTGTGACGAATCGCTTCGG
- a CDS encoding predicted protein, protein MSLSTLGSVSPLVSPSSAAAAVSSSPVGTFLQSLSTNTQVVGTAWLVSSALFTTYSTTAFLQYKPPLVAVTPTRRKDQMLVHPDDQRSNFFSLSRPTLLTLYRFGGSLLLGLLLHPDFQIRQRLHETLQAVPTFGLSALFLFVANFSNSISLSRIGISLTYTSKCAIPIITALLTVLLDGPTALPNTLALLSLLPIAAGIAAASWNAPTFERMGFAAALVSAASQSALNVTSKRAMMRSNLTGPSAQRVMVAVGLCITLVVVAMQNYTNQSTKHNDSLVVEEQLKRQIPPVWLSCAAFTAYHAEYVLSFMFVKLVAPITYGTCDAIRRLSVILSGRVFFGGAKLTKLNIAGIALALLGALSYSVTTSL, encoded by the coding sequence ATGTCGCTGTCTACGTTGGGCTCCGTTTCGCCCCTCGTATCGCCGTCGTCAGCTGCCGCAGCAGTAAGCTCTTCGCCAGTCGGGACCTTTCTGCAATCCTTGTCGACCAATACACAAGTAGTTGGTACCGCATGGCTTGTCTCCAGCGCACTCTTTACAACCTACTCGACAACGGCCTTCTTGCAGTACAAACCACCACTCGTTGCGGTAACACCGACTCGGCGCAAAGACCAAATGTTGGTGCACCCCGATGATCAACGgagcaatttcttctccctTTCCCGACCCACTTTGCTAACCCTCTATCGCTTTGGAGGATCCCTATTGCTGGGTTTGCTGTTGCACCCGGATTTCCAGATCCGACAACGTCTTCATGAAACCCTCCAAGCCGTACCAACCTTTGGTCTTTCGGCCTTGTTTCTTTTTGTGGCCAACTTTAGCAATTCAATAAGCTTGAGCCGTATCGGAATCTCCCTCACCTATACTTCCAAATGCGCCATCCCCATCATTACCGCGCTACTCACCGTCTTGCTGGACGGGCCGACGGCGTTGCCCAACACGCTGGCCCTCCTTTCGCTGTTGCCCATTGCGGCTGGAATTGCGGCCGCCTCTTGGAATGCACCAACCTTTGAAAGGATGGGCTTTGCGGCGGCTCTGGTCTCGGCGGCGTCGCAATCCGCCCTGAACGTGACGAGCAAGCGAGCCATGATGCGGTCCAATCTGACCGGGCCCTCTGCGCAACGAGTCATGGTAGCCGTTGGTTTGTGCATTACATTAGTAGTAGTGGCCATGCAGAACTACACCAACCAAAGTACGAAGCACAACGATTCCTTGGTTGTGGAAGAGCAGCTAAAGCGGCAGATTCCTCCGGTGTGGCTGAGTTGTGCAGCCTTTACGGCGTATCACGCTGAGTATGTACTGTCGTTTATGTTTGTCAAACTCGTGGCCCCCATCACGTACGGAACATGTGATGCGATACGACGGTTGTCGGTGATTCTATCCGGACGAGTCTTCTTTGGAGGAGCCAAACTCACCAAGCTGAATATTGCCGGCATTGCCTTGGCTCTCCTTGGTGCATTGAGCTATTCCGTAACTACGTCACTGTGA
- a CDS encoding predicted protein produces MNHRDEAVYRLSPSDQPCTAAELLRQKRKAGKAKPEPSVKVISQPPDDIDEEIRRLEAELANESDEDEHDSSDVETNSETEDDSRGTVLCLSSVQKDRIEPLPSNLLPSNRKRSLKGIDRVNASERDDADQSNKKKSKLVSSGLEAAVKEVLDGYVPRSSERLPFYCRVCAQQMSDEDSFTAHKETEFHTTAVEMERKRSYCKLCRKQLTSPAQLQEHLSSRPHRERLDWVRQKQGNSASSHGRASGRNASRGRGGRVENRQWS; encoded by the coding sequence atGAACCACCGGGACGAGGCAGTATACCGACTGTCACCCAGCGATCAGCCCTGTACCGCCGCCGAACTTTTGCGGCAAAAACGCAAGGCCGGTAAGGCAAAGCCCGAACCATCCGTGAAAGTAATTTCGCAGCCGCCGGACGAtattgacgaagaaattcGCCGTTTGGAAGCCGAGCTCGCGAACGAGagcgacgaggacgagcaCGATTCCTCCGACGTGGAAACCAACAGCGAGACTGAGGACGACAGCCGAGGAACAGTCTTGTGCTTGTCATCGGTTCAAAAAGATCGGATCGAGCCGTTACCCAGTAATCTACTCCCCAGTAACCGGAAGCGGTCACTCAAAGGAATTGATCGAGTCAACGCCAGCGAACGGGATGATGCAGACCAatcgaacaaaaagaaatcCAAATTGGTTTCTTCGGGCTTGGAAGCAGCCGTCAAGGAGGTTCTGGACGGCTACGTGCCGCGCTCGTCCGAACGTTTACCCTTTTACTGCCGTGTCTGTGCCCAACAAATGTCGGACGAAGACAGCTTTACGGCCCACAAAGAGACCGAGTTTCACACGACGGCGGTGGAAATGGAACGCAAACGATCCTACTGTAAACTGTGTCGCAAGCAGTTGACGAGTCCAGCGCAACTGCAGGAGCACTTGTCATCTCGCCCGCACCGGGAACGACTCGATTGGGTCCGTCAAAAACAAGGCAACAGCGCGTCGTCGCATGGTCGAGCATCGGGACGAAATGCAAGCCGAGGCCGGGGTGGAAGAGTTGAAAATCGACAATGGTCTTGA